From the genome of Syngnathus acus chromosome 24, fSynAcu1.2, whole genome shotgun sequence, one region includes:
- the LOC119117615 gene encoding unconventional myosin-VI-like isoform X2 — MEDGKPVWAPHPADGFQLATIVDIGADSLTLQPLKRDAKTLVAAVSQVFPAEDDADKHVEDNCSLMYLNEATLLNNVRVRYSKDKIYTFVANILIAVNPYYDIPKLYSPETIQQYRGRSLGTLPPHVYAIADKAYRDMRVLKMSQSIIVSGESGAGKTENTKFVLRYLTSSYGTGQDIDERIVEANPLLEAFGNAKTVRNNNSSRFGKFVEIHFNEKNAVVGGFVSHYLLEKSRICRQSTEERNYHIFYRLCAGAPDDIRLKFHLSSPDTFRYLNRGCTRFFASKETDKQIPDNRKSSEHVKAGPLKDPLLDDHGDFQRMLVAMKKIGLDDVEKLDLFRVVAGVLHLGNVDFEEAGNTSGGCSIKKQSDPPLQHCAELLGLDQLELRGSLTSRVMLTTAGGAKGTVIKVPLKVEQANNARDALAKAVYSRLFDHVVTRVNRCFPFQSSANFIGVLDIAGFEYFEHNSFEQFCINYCNEKLQQFFNERILKEEQELYQREGLGVNEVHYVDNQDCIDLVEAKMLGILDILDEENRLPQPSDQHFADTVHNKHKNHFRLTVPRKSKLAVHRNVRDDEGFIIRHFAGAVCYETNKFVEKNNDALHTSLECLLSESSDRFIRELFDNANDAKQRAGKLGFISVGNKFKTQLNILLDKLRSTGSSFIRCIKPNLKMISHQFEGAQILSQLQCSGMVSVLDLMQGGFPSRAPFHELYNMYKKYMPPKLTRLDPRLFCKALFKALGLNEKDYKFGLTRVFFRPGKFAEFDQIMKSDPDHLAELVRRVNTWIIHSRWKKVQWCALSVIKLKNKLLYRRRACIVMQKTVRMWLCKKKHKPRIDGLVKVRHLRKRMERFNEVVAGLKEGKEEMSAQVERLDADICALMLKIKATEMRRVDIEHDYQALVVRSEQLLSALQNKKKEEEERERLRRIQEEMERERKRREEEERRRQEEEDERRAKAEMEMKRKQEEEERKRREEEHKSLQLQMEQQLEADREEEISRQAVLEQERRDRELALRIAQSEAELIPDDSQNDAALRSTESSHSSSPERAAPSAGPKVPNLSMEEMAKEMSELLARGPQVQASKAAGAANGKYQLSKWKYAELRDAINTSCDIELLAACREEFHRRLKVYHAWKSKNKKRNADTEQRAPKSVTDYAQRNPAPSVPARQYEVSPDRQQRFFRIPFIRPGDQYKDPQGKKKGWWYAHFDGPWIARQMELHPDKHPILLVAGKDDMEMCELSLDETGLSRKRGAEILPRQFEEIWERCGGVQYLRSAIQNRQARPTYATAMLQATFK, encoded by the exons ATGGAGGACGGCAAACCTGTGTGGGCGCCGCACCCGGCCGACGGCTTCCAGCTGGCGACCATCGTGGACATCGGCGCCGACAGCCTCACCCTGCAGCCCCTCAAGCGCGATGCCAAG ACGTTGGTGGCTGCCGTCAGTCAAGTGTTCCCTGCCGAGGATGACGCGGACAAGCACGTGGAGGACAACT GTTCCTTGATGTACCTCAACGAAGCCACGCTGCTCAACAACGTGCGCGTCAGATACAGCAAAGACAAAATCTAC ACCTTCGTAGCCAACATCTTGATCGCCGTCAACCCGTACTACGACATCCCCAAGCTCTACTCGCCGGAGACCATCCAGCAGTACCGCGGACGCTCGCTGGGGACGCTCCCGCCGCACGTCTACGCCATCG CCGACAAGGCCTACAGGGACATGAGGGTTCTGAAGATGAGTCAGTCCATCATCGTCTCGGGAGAGTCCGGCGCCGGCAAGACGGAGAACACCAAGTTTGTGCTGAG GTACCTGACCTCGTCGTACGGGACGGGCCAGGACATCGACGAGAGGATCGTGGAGG CAAACCCCCTGTTGGAGGCCTTCGGCAACGCCAAGACCGTgcgcaacaacaacagcagccgCTTTGGCAAGTTTGTGGAGATACACTTCAATGAAAAG AACGCGGTGGTGGGCGGCTTCGTGTCGCACTACCTTCTGGAGAAGTCTCGCATCTGCCGCCAGAGCACCGAGGAGAGGAACTACCACATCTTCTACCGCCTGTGCGCCGGAGCGCCCGATGACATCCGGCTCAAGTTTCACCTCAGCTCGCCAGATACGTTCAGG TACCTGAACAGAGGGTGCACTCGCTTCTTTGCATCCAAGGAGACGGACAAGCAGATCCCGGACAACCGCAAAAGTTCAGAG CACGTGAAGGCGGGCCCGCTGAAGGATCCCCTGCTGGACGACCACGGCGACTTCCAGCGCATGCTGGTGGCCATGAAGAAGATCGGCCTGGATGACGTGGAGAAGTTGGACTTGTTCCGCGTGGTGGCCGGCGTGCTGCACCTAGGCAACGTTGACTTTGAGGAGGCGGGAAACACCTCGG GCGGCTGCAGCATCAAGAAGCAGTCGGACCCACCGCTGCAACACTGCGCCGAGCTGCTGGGTCTGGACCAGCTGGAGCTGCGAGGAAGCCTCACCTCCAGGGTCATGCTCACCACAGCAGGGGGCGCCAAAGGAACCGTCATCAA GGTTCCTCTGAAAGTGGAGCAGGCCAACAACGCTCGCGACGCCTTGGCCAAGGCCGTGTACAGCCGGCTCTTTGACCACGTGGTCACCAGGGTCAACCGCTGCTTCCCCTTCCAGTCGTCGGCCAACTTCATCGGCGTCTTGGACATCGCCGGCTTCG AGTACTTTGAGCACAACAGCTTTGAGCAGTTCTGCATCAACTACTGCAACGAGAAGCTGCAGCAGTTCTTCAACGAGCGCATTCTAAAAGAG GAGCAAGAGCTGTACCAGAGGGAGGGGCTGGGAGTCAACGAGGTTCACTACGTGGACAACCAGGACTGCATCG ACCTGGTGGAGGCCAAGATGCTGGGAATCCTGGATATCCTGGATGAGGAAAACCGACTCCCGCAGCCCAGCGACCAGCACTTTGCCGACACGGTGCACAACAAGCACAAGAACCACTTCCGCTTGACC GTACCGCGAAAGTCGAAGCTGGCCGTCCACAGGAACGTGAGGGACGACGAAGGCTTCATCATCAGACACTTTGCAGGAGCCGTCTGCTACGAGACG AACAAGTTTGTGGAGAAGAACAACGATGCTCTGCACACGTCGCTGGAATGTCTGCTGAGCGAGTCCAGCGACCGATTCATCCGAGAACTCTTTGACAATGCCAACGACGCCAAGCAGAGGGCCGGCAAACTGGGATTCATCAGCGTGGGCAACAAGTTCAAG ACTCAGCTGAACATTCTTCTGGACAAGCTGCGCAGTACG GGCTCCAGTTTCATCCGCTGCATCAAACCCAACTTGAAGATGATCAGTCACCAGTTTGAAGGCGCGCAGATCCTCTCCCAGCTGCAGTGCTCGG GTATGGTGTCCGTGCTGGACCTGATGCAGGGCGGCTTCCCCTCCAGGGCTCCTTTCCACGAACTCTACAACATGTACAAGAAGTACATGCCCCCCAAGCTGACCCGCCTGGACCCGCGCCTCTTCTGCAAG GCCTTGTTCAAAGCTTTGGGACTGAACGAGAAGGACTACAAGTTCGGCCTGACTCGAGTGTTCTTCCGACCCGGGAAG TTTGCCGAGTTTGACCAGATCATGAAGTCGGACCCGGATCACCTGGCGGAGTTGGTGCGGCGTGTCAACACCTGGATCATCCACAGTCGCTGGAAGAAGGTTCAGTGGTGCGCGCTGTCCGTCATCAAGC TGAAGAATAAGCTGTTGTACCGGCGCCGCGCGTGCATCGTCATGCAAAAGACGGTGCGCATGTGGCTCTGCAAGAAGAAGCACAAACCTCG GATCGACGGCCTGGTTAAGGTGCGCCATCTGAGGAAGAGGATGGAGCGCTTCAACGAAGTGGTGGCCGGACTcaaggagggcaaggaagagATGAGCGCTCAGGTTGAGCGGCTGGACGCCGACATTTGCGCCCTCATGCTCAAGATCAAG GCCACAGAGATGCGGCGCGTGGACATCGAGCACGACTACCAGGCCCTGGTGGTGCGCTCGGAGCAGCTGCTCAGCGCCTTGCAGaacaagaagaaggaggaggaagagcggGAGCGTTTGCGCCGCATCCAGGAGGAGATGGAaagggagaggaagaggagagaggaggaagagcgcCGCCgccaggaggaggaagacgagagACGCGC CAAAGCCGAGATGGAGATGAAGAGGaagcaggaagaggaggagaggaagaggagagaggAGGAGCACAAGAGCCTGCAG TTGCAAATGGAGCAGCAGCTGGAGGCGGACCGCGAGGAGGAAATCTCGCGGCAGGCGGTTCTGGAGCAGGAGAGGCGAGACCGAGAGTTGGCGCTGAGGATCGCGCAGAGCGAAGCTGAGCTCATTCCGGACGACTCGCAGAACGACGCCGCCCTCCGCAG CACCGAGTCGTCGCATTCGTCGTCTCCCGAACGAGCAGC cCCTTCTGCTGGGCCCAAAGTGCCGAATTTGAGCAT GGAGGAGATGGCCAAGGAAATGAGCGAGCTTCTGGCGAG AGGTCCTCAGGTTCAGGCCAGCAAAGCAGCCGGCGCCGCCAACGGCAAATATCAACTCAGCAAGTGGAAGTATGCCGAGCTCAGGGACGCCATCAACACATCCTGCG ACATCGAGCTGCTGGCGGCGTGCCGCGAGGAATTCCACCGCCGGCTGAAGGTCTAccacgcctggaagtccaaGAACAAAAAGAGGAACGCCGACACGGAGCAGCGGGCGCCCAAATCTGTCACCGACTACG CCCAGCGGAACCCGGCCCCCTCTGTACCAGCCCGCCAGTATGAGGTGTCTCCGGACCGGCAGCAGCGTTTCTTCCGCATTCCGTTCATCCGGCCGGGCGACCAGTACAAAGACCCGCAGGGCAAGAAGAAGGGCTGGTGGTACGCCCATTTTGACGGGCCCTGGATCGCCCGGCAGATGGAGCTGCACCCCGACAAGCACCCCATCCTGCTGGTGGCcg GCAAAGACGACATGGAGATGTGCGAGCTGAGTCTGGACGAGACGGGGCTGTCCCGCAAAAGGGGTGCCGAGATCCTGCCCCGCCAGTTTGAGGAGATCTGGGAGCGCTGCGGCGGCGTCCAGTACCTGCGCAGCGCCATCCAGAATCGGCAGGCACGGCCCACCTACGCCACGGCCATGCTGCAGGCCACTTTCAAGTGA
- the LOC119117615 gene encoding unconventional myosin-VI-like isoform X6 has translation MEDGKPVWAPHPADGFQLATIVDIGADSLTLQPLKRDAKTLVAAVSQVFPAEDDADKHVEDNCSLMYLNEATLLNNVRVRYSKDKIYTFVANILIAVNPYYDIPKLYSPETIQQYRGRSLGTLPPHVYAIADKAYRDMRVLKMSQSIIVSGESGAGKTENTKFVLRYLTSSYGTGQDIDERIVEANPLLEAFGNAKTVRNNNSSRFGKFVEIHFNEKNAVVGGFVSHYLLEKSRICRQSTEERNYHIFYRLCAGAPDDIRLKFHLSSPDTFRYLNRGCTRFFASKETDKQIPDNRKSSEHVKAGPLKDPLLDDHGDFQRMLVAMKKIGLDDVEKLDLFRVVAGVLHLGNVDFEEAGNTSGGCSIKKQSDPPLQHCAELLGLDQLELRGSLTSRVMLTTAGGAKGTVIKVPLKVEQANNARDALAKAVYSRLFDHVVTRVNRCFPFQSSANFIGVLDIAGFEYFEHNSFEQFCINYCNEKLQQFFNERILKEEQELYQREGLGVNEVHYVDNQDCIDLVEAKMLGILDILDEENRLPQPSDQHFADTVHNKHKNHFRLTVPRKSKLAVHRNVRDDEGFIIRHFAGAVCYETNKFVEKNNDALHTSLECLLSESSDRFIRELFDNANDAKQRAGKLGFISVGNKFKTQLNILLDKLRSTGSSFIRCIKPNLKMISHQFEGAQILSQLQCSGMVSVLDLMQGGFPSRAPFHELYNMYKKYMPPKLTRLDPRLFCKALFKALGLNEKDYKFGLTRVFFRPGKFAEFDQIMKSDPDHLAELVRRVNTWIIHSRWKKVQWCALSVIKLKNKLLYRRRACIVMQKTVRMWLCKKKHKPRIDGLVKVRHLRKRMERFNEVVAGLKEGKEEMSAQVERLDADICALMLKIKATEMRRVDIEHDYQALVVRSEQLLSALQNKKKEEEERERLRRIQEEMERERKRREEEERRRQEEEDERRAKAEMEMKRKQEEEERKRREEEHKSLQLQMEQQLEADREEEISRQAVLEQERRDRELALRIAQSEAELIPDDSQNDAALRSTESSHSSSPERAAPSAGPKVPNLSMEEMAKEMSELLARGPQVQASKAAGAANGKYQLSKWKYAELRDAINTSCDIELLAACREEFHRRLKVYHAWKSKNKKRNADTEQRAPKSVTDYGTLSLRGFRVRLTFPRLQVRHVHLEFRKV, from the exons ATGGAGGACGGCAAACCTGTGTGGGCGCCGCACCCGGCCGACGGCTTCCAGCTGGCGACCATCGTGGACATCGGCGCCGACAGCCTCACCCTGCAGCCCCTCAAGCGCGATGCCAAG ACGTTGGTGGCTGCCGTCAGTCAAGTGTTCCCTGCCGAGGATGACGCGGACAAGCACGTGGAGGACAACT GTTCCTTGATGTACCTCAACGAAGCCACGCTGCTCAACAACGTGCGCGTCAGATACAGCAAAGACAAAATCTAC ACCTTCGTAGCCAACATCTTGATCGCCGTCAACCCGTACTACGACATCCCCAAGCTCTACTCGCCGGAGACCATCCAGCAGTACCGCGGACGCTCGCTGGGGACGCTCCCGCCGCACGTCTACGCCATCG CCGACAAGGCCTACAGGGACATGAGGGTTCTGAAGATGAGTCAGTCCATCATCGTCTCGGGAGAGTCCGGCGCCGGCAAGACGGAGAACACCAAGTTTGTGCTGAG GTACCTGACCTCGTCGTACGGGACGGGCCAGGACATCGACGAGAGGATCGTGGAGG CAAACCCCCTGTTGGAGGCCTTCGGCAACGCCAAGACCGTgcgcaacaacaacagcagccgCTTTGGCAAGTTTGTGGAGATACACTTCAATGAAAAG AACGCGGTGGTGGGCGGCTTCGTGTCGCACTACCTTCTGGAGAAGTCTCGCATCTGCCGCCAGAGCACCGAGGAGAGGAACTACCACATCTTCTACCGCCTGTGCGCCGGAGCGCCCGATGACATCCGGCTCAAGTTTCACCTCAGCTCGCCAGATACGTTCAGG TACCTGAACAGAGGGTGCACTCGCTTCTTTGCATCCAAGGAGACGGACAAGCAGATCCCGGACAACCGCAAAAGTTCAGAG CACGTGAAGGCGGGCCCGCTGAAGGATCCCCTGCTGGACGACCACGGCGACTTCCAGCGCATGCTGGTGGCCATGAAGAAGATCGGCCTGGATGACGTGGAGAAGTTGGACTTGTTCCGCGTGGTGGCCGGCGTGCTGCACCTAGGCAACGTTGACTTTGAGGAGGCGGGAAACACCTCGG GCGGCTGCAGCATCAAGAAGCAGTCGGACCCACCGCTGCAACACTGCGCCGAGCTGCTGGGTCTGGACCAGCTGGAGCTGCGAGGAAGCCTCACCTCCAGGGTCATGCTCACCACAGCAGGGGGCGCCAAAGGAACCGTCATCAA GGTTCCTCTGAAAGTGGAGCAGGCCAACAACGCTCGCGACGCCTTGGCCAAGGCCGTGTACAGCCGGCTCTTTGACCACGTGGTCACCAGGGTCAACCGCTGCTTCCCCTTCCAGTCGTCGGCCAACTTCATCGGCGTCTTGGACATCGCCGGCTTCG AGTACTTTGAGCACAACAGCTTTGAGCAGTTCTGCATCAACTACTGCAACGAGAAGCTGCAGCAGTTCTTCAACGAGCGCATTCTAAAAGAG GAGCAAGAGCTGTACCAGAGGGAGGGGCTGGGAGTCAACGAGGTTCACTACGTGGACAACCAGGACTGCATCG ACCTGGTGGAGGCCAAGATGCTGGGAATCCTGGATATCCTGGATGAGGAAAACCGACTCCCGCAGCCCAGCGACCAGCACTTTGCCGACACGGTGCACAACAAGCACAAGAACCACTTCCGCTTGACC GTACCGCGAAAGTCGAAGCTGGCCGTCCACAGGAACGTGAGGGACGACGAAGGCTTCATCATCAGACACTTTGCAGGAGCCGTCTGCTACGAGACG AACAAGTTTGTGGAGAAGAACAACGATGCTCTGCACACGTCGCTGGAATGTCTGCTGAGCGAGTCCAGCGACCGATTCATCCGAGAACTCTTTGACAATGCCAACGACGCCAAGCAGAGGGCCGGCAAACTGGGATTCATCAGCGTGGGCAACAAGTTCAAG ACTCAGCTGAACATTCTTCTGGACAAGCTGCGCAGTACG GGCTCCAGTTTCATCCGCTGCATCAAACCCAACTTGAAGATGATCAGTCACCAGTTTGAAGGCGCGCAGATCCTCTCCCAGCTGCAGTGCTCGG GTATGGTGTCCGTGCTGGACCTGATGCAGGGCGGCTTCCCCTCCAGGGCTCCTTTCCACGAACTCTACAACATGTACAAGAAGTACATGCCCCCCAAGCTGACCCGCCTGGACCCGCGCCTCTTCTGCAAG GCCTTGTTCAAAGCTTTGGGACTGAACGAGAAGGACTACAAGTTCGGCCTGACTCGAGTGTTCTTCCGACCCGGGAAG TTTGCCGAGTTTGACCAGATCATGAAGTCGGACCCGGATCACCTGGCGGAGTTGGTGCGGCGTGTCAACACCTGGATCATCCACAGTCGCTGGAAGAAGGTTCAGTGGTGCGCGCTGTCCGTCATCAAGC TGAAGAATAAGCTGTTGTACCGGCGCCGCGCGTGCATCGTCATGCAAAAGACGGTGCGCATGTGGCTCTGCAAGAAGAAGCACAAACCTCG GATCGACGGCCTGGTTAAGGTGCGCCATCTGAGGAAGAGGATGGAGCGCTTCAACGAAGTGGTGGCCGGACTcaaggagggcaaggaagagATGAGCGCTCAGGTTGAGCGGCTGGACGCCGACATTTGCGCCCTCATGCTCAAGATCAAG GCCACAGAGATGCGGCGCGTGGACATCGAGCACGACTACCAGGCCCTGGTGGTGCGCTCGGAGCAGCTGCTCAGCGCCTTGCAGaacaagaagaaggaggaggaagagcggGAGCGTTTGCGCCGCATCCAGGAGGAGATGGAaagggagaggaagaggagagaggaggaagagcgcCGCCgccaggaggaggaagacgagagACGCGC CAAAGCCGAGATGGAGATGAAGAGGaagcaggaagaggaggagaggaagaggagagaggAGGAGCACAAGAGCCTGCAG TTGCAAATGGAGCAGCAGCTGGAGGCGGACCGCGAGGAGGAAATCTCGCGGCAGGCGGTTCTGGAGCAGGAGAGGCGAGACCGAGAGTTGGCGCTGAGGATCGCGCAGAGCGAAGCTGAGCTCATTCCGGACGACTCGCAGAACGACGCCGCCCTCCGCAG CACCGAGTCGTCGCATTCGTCGTCTCCCGAACGAGCAGC cCCTTCTGCTGGGCCCAAAGTGCCGAATTTGAGCAT GGAGGAGATGGCCAAGGAAATGAGCGAGCTTCTGGCGAG AGGTCCTCAGGTTCAGGCCAGCAAAGCAGCCGGCGCCGCCAACGGCAAATATCAACTCAGCAAGTGGAAGTATGCCGAGCTCAGGGACGCCATCAACACATCCTGCG ACATCGAGCTGCTGGCGGCGTGCCGCGAGGAATTCCACCGCCGGCTGAAGGTCTAccacgcctggaagtccaaGAACAAAAAGAGGAACGCCGACACGGAGCAGCGGGCGCCCAAATCTGTCACCGACTACGGTACCCTCAGCTTACGCGGCTTCCGTGTGCGCCTCACGTTTCCTCGCCTTCAAGTCCGGCACGTCCATTTGGAGTTCCGCAAG GTCTGA